The nucleotide window CTCCATACCAATCGGGGGATAATGTGGGACCATACCAATACCACGGCTGGCCATATAGCCTTAATTGCAGTCAAGTCCTTCTTGATCGTGATTATTAAGTCAATGTTTTTGACTGCGACCAAATCGTTACcgtccaaatgacagatgataaTATCAGGCTGTGGTAGTTGCCTGGCGTATTGGAGGATGCAAGGCATTAGTTGGACCCACCTCATCCCTCGTTTGCCGAGCCAGAATAAGCTGGCCTTGCTACGCGGTATGCCCATCTGCTCGCTGGAGGTCTTTTTCTTGGTTCTAATGTGCGCCCAATAAATGTACGAGTGCCCCATGATCCATATCACTTTCGCGCTCCCCGCTGACGAGTCTATGATGGACAAAATAAAACGGTTATGTGTAACAGGACGGTAAATATATGCTTTTTATGTTTCCCAGTGAAACTTCATTGGGCTGTCTGGTTATTGGGTCGTATGTATGTTTTGAATTTACCGGATTTCCACCGCCCTAGCGCCTTAATTTGATCTTCGCTTAAACCGCTGCTGCTGGCGAAGGATGCTGCGCCTATtcggaatgaatgtgtgtgataaGCTCCCGCGTCTTCCCCTATCTTTTCCAAGCCTTTGCGTAGTATACTGATAAACTGGTAACGCGATAGCGCGTTGCCATCTTTGTGTTTTAGAAAGGGCCCTCCCCCCAGCGGGCGtactttgaggtattctgttgtagcCCTTACGGGGCATATCTCCCCCGTATGAGCCGGGTATAATGTAATCCAGCGACCTACTGCCTGTTGATCAGTTtttgctcgcctgagaaagatctGTACTGTCTCCTTAACCAGCCTTATGTTTTCTATCAGGAGACCCCCATCCGATGCCCTGGTGGTCACCTTTGCCCTCGGGATAAGCTCGCTGTTTCTAAATGCACCAAAGAACATTAGTGAAAAAGCCACGGTCCATAGCTTTACCTCATAATTGTCCCAAACTAGGCTGGGGAGCTCCTTTACCAGTGCTTGTAGCAGCATTGGTGTGATAGGCTTTCTGGCGTCCCTTCTAACTGGTTCTTGTCTCCGCCAACCCTCTAATATCTTTTTTATGAGAAAGGAGTTGCTAATTGTGCCTATACCCCATAGTTTGGAGACGAAAACAATAGCAGCTACATGTTGCCCTGCCTGTGCTCTTGATACCCCCGAGTTCTTGAGGTAGAGCAAGAACTCTGttacatttctctctgtcatAAGGTTGATGCTCTGCTTCCGGGGCCAGGAATCTGAAACGAGACCACTGACAACGAGACAATGCATCAGCGATGCAGTTAGCTTCCCCCGGAACGTACTTAGCCTTAAAGACCAGATTAATGCGCAGGCAGAGCAGTACTAAATCCCGCAATAGCCTAATGACCCTAGGGGAGTGCGCGGTGAGAGAATTTATCGCCTGTACAACCGCCATGTTGTCTGACCAAAAAACCACTCTTCTGATGTGGAAACATGCTTTCCACATGTGTATTGCTGCAACAATGGGGAACAATTCGAGAAAAGTGATGTCTCTGAGTAAACCCATGGCTTCCCACTGTACTGGCCATCGTTCTGCGCACCATTTCCCAGCCAGATAGGCCCCAAATCCAGCGCTCCCCGCTGCGTCGGTGTAGAGCTGCAGCTCCCTATTGGTCATGATTGGGTCCCTGCAAACTGTCTGCCCATTATATTCCCCTAGGAATGTCTTCCATACTATGAGGTCCTCCCTGAGCTCCTTGGTGATTCTAATGAAATGATGGCTCCTGCAAATACCTGCTGTGGCTTGGGACAATCTTCTAATGAAGGGGCGACCCATGGGCATGATCTTGCAAGCGAAATTGAGGTGACCAACGAGTGACTGCATTTGTTTTAGCGTGATTTTGCGTGATTGTTCGGTAGTAGATATGTTGGCGCGTAACGCTTCTAGTTTTGCGGGCGGTAGGCGTGTGACCATTTGCAGAGTATCAATTTCGATACCGAGAAGTGACAATTTTTGTGACGGTCCTTCTGATTTGTGCTTAGCTAGCGGAATACCTAATTCGTCAGCTTTCCGGGTGAATGCTTCGAGGGCTTGCGCACAGGCCTGTGTGTCCCTATGGCCGgtaaacagaaaatcatccaaatagtgtATGATTTTCCCTTTCCCGATGTCCTGCTCTACaacccattgcacaaatgtgctaaaCCTCTCAAAGTAGGCGCAAGATATAGAGCAGCCCATCGGGAGGCATTTATCGAAGTAATATTTACCTCGGAATTGAAACCCCAACAGATGGAAGCAGCTTGGATGTATTGGAAGCAAGCGGAAGGCTGATTCAATGTCGGCTTTTGCCAACCATGCCCCTTGCCCCCAATGCCTCACCATGTCTAATGCCTGGTCGAATGAGGCGTAGGCGACCGAGCATGCTTCGGGGTCCAAGTAATCATTCACTGACCCACCCTCTGGGAAGGATAAATGGTGAATCATTCGGAATTCCCCTGGCTCTTTTTTGGGAACCACCCCAAGAGGGGAAATCCTAAAATGAGGTAGAGGTTTGTCATTGAATGGGCCTTCCACCCTACCCATGTCGCTTTCTTTTTTGATCTTTAGTGCAATGACCTCTTCATTATTCCTCGCAGATAACAGATTCTTAGCCTCTGTGGCGGTTTCTGGCCCCATGAAAGGTATGTGAAAACCTTGGGAAAACCCTTCGTATAGCCATCTGACCTCCTTGGGCTGATAACCCTTTAAACAGACCTGCAAGCTATGTATCTTAATGGGGGTAGGTGCTCTAATGAATTTATTGTTGCTCTGTGTGGGGGATGGTTCCTCCCCTTGAGCATTTTGTTTGAGGGTGGCCTGCACCGCATCCCATGCAGGCGTGTCTGAATTTGCAGGCAGCAGCGAATCTGCAAAAACCAGAGTTGAACAGCCTACAGATGGGAGTCCCCCCGCCCCTAAATCTAGTGGCTTGCCCCCACCTTTGCCCTTGACGAAAGGGCTGACCTTGCCGAAATGGAAATCTTCCCGTAAAAGTATGTTGGCGAGGAGTTAACCATGTACTCGGCTGGTATGCATTGCCAGCGAAGCCAGGGACAACCTCCTGCACCGGTCGGTACGGTGTGATTTTTGAGAGCCAGAGGTCAATATCCTTGCGATCCCATTCTAAACCTGGGTTCACAGCCATATTCCTTCTGAACTGCTCATCATACTCCAACCAAGCCGTACCGCCATACGTGCGATAAGCACCACAAATGACGTCCTGGTAAGCAATTAaggagcaacatttttcaggaaatttttGACCTATGATGGATGACAGAATTCTGAATCCTGCTGACCAATTAGCTAGCGTCTTAGCGATGCAGGGTTTCTCCCTAGCTGAGAGTTTGCACGCTTCGTGGCATTTGGGATCGgaaccctccccttctttcctgagcagctcgaatatatctacatattcgctgcgccatattttctcttttaacgcCTCTGACACATGCGCGGTTAGTGAGCCCACTGTACATGTGTATTGTGCAGCGTTATTGCCATTCGTGGCTGAGCTACCAGTGGTATTGTGCCCATTGGTCCCCAGCTGACCCACCGTTGTTCCAACCGCTGTAGCTGTGGTTGGTGTTCCAACAGCTGTAGCTGTGGCTGGGGTTGGTGTCACAAGTAAAATATCCCCCAATGGGTCGTCCTGACTGCCCTGTTTCCTGTGTTGGGCTAGTGTTAGCATTACCCTGCCCATGCCAGTTATCGAAAATAGCTTTCATAGCAGTGAAATTGTCAGTAGGAGCGCTTTGTGGCCCCAGCCACACTTCGCTgccattccttggtggtgggtaACTGGGCTGTGTTGGGGGTACCTGCGCATTACCCTGGCCCCGGTTTAAATCAGGGTACTCACAGTTCTGTCCTTCTTGCGGTTGCCCGTGTTGTCCATGAGCTGTCTGTTGACGTGCTGGTGGCTGGATGTTGCCAGCTGAACTGTTGGAGCTGCCCGCTGCACCGTGCTGTGGACCGATGGGCACTGAGCCAGGGGATGGGctagtggtatttatttatttatttatttattatttttgatataccgagtttcatgataggaatcacatcaacccggtttacaattaacaatgtgggtaaaggcagagagtaacaaagtagagaacatttcccaatacaacaacaaatatagtatgaaacttaacaaaaattaaaacaatattttggatgtgagaaagttacaaaaaacatggacgaataacttggaaatgaaaggggaggaattgtagaacgactattagcattttaaccagctgtatcaattaataaataagtataatattataaaatataaaatatagatgtgtagcaaaatgatcagatatgatattgttgtgaagtataataaaatgttgctgtgactgcgtgtgaagttagtgggtttttttttttttttttttacagttcctaacttttgtgtttatgctgatgatgagtggggaatttaatccagatctgggaaagcttttttaaaaatgcgTATGCGTTAAGGTATGCGTTAAGGTATGCGTATGCGTTAAGGTATGCGTTAAGGCATCCAGCATTGCCTTCACCCTGTCCGTGCCATGGATAGCAGCCGCTGACAAGGTTTGGTCCATGAGCTGACGCAGCTGTCGTTCGGTAACATTGCCGAAGTTATCTCGTGGCGGTGCTGCAGGGGTCGGTGCTACAGGGGTCATGCCCCGTGGAGGGGGCTGCTCCGGTACATAGCAGCCCAAATGGCTGATGCTACGCGGTTGTCGTGTGCTTGCGGATTTCCTCTTCTTATTCCTCTGTGTCTTGGTCTTACGTTTTTCGACTTCTGGCGTTGCCGcaaagttttcctgcaatttgcttGGCTTCCGACGTGCTCgcttggctggagcctgagcctgGTCCGGCATAAGTGCGGACGGGGCAGAAGCCATAGCAAACTGAGTGGTAGCCATGCTGTGTAGACATATTAAATGGTTAGATCCCgcacagttttgggggggggggggggggcatatgaatAGGTAGCCAAACGTGGGTGTGCGCACACCTGctaaggggggtgggtgggggagggggcagccgggGTACGGGGGGGCGGTGGGAGGGGTGcaaggagccggggggggggggcacgtttGGGcccggcaagtttgggggggctgGACGGGaataggatgggggtgggggcagctgaggaaggtggggggggggggcgaggggcggCCGGACTCTGTGGGGAGGCGGGAGTGCCggcgattggggggggggggcctggggagtaaaagaaaagtaatagtaaaagaaaatcctgaaagtccatgtgctgacctccaaaatggccgctgccatgtgctgacctcccaaaatggctgctgccatgtgctgacctcccaaaatggccactgccatgtgctgacctctgcTGGCAAGCCCTTCCCATAAGAACCACAATACCATGCTAAGATGTAAGCCGacctttcattaatattttaatttactttgtatAGAGCTGCATAGCACAGCCTAAATCATATCTATCAAGCTGAGGGTCCTGTACCCCTTATAATTCAGTATAAACGTGCACATGGGACAGCTGTCCCTTTAAATGGTAACCGAATACTAAATATCACCTTTAGGATTAATATAAAAAACATCCTGTTAACCTGGCTGAGCACTCAAATGCCATACCGCTGTCCCATAGACATATCATCAGAATTCCCAACTACGGGATGCTGGCTACTTTTTAATTGTCAGATTACTTAGGTATAACAAAGCACATCCACAGGTtgttgaggtagcatggtagaCATGAAGCCTGCCCATTTCCTAGCAATTTAGAGAGCGAGGGGTAAAGCAATACATAgaaaacgattttttttttttttttattattatttatttatagaattttgacCAACAAAATCAGGTACATTATTTCAGGAAAAATACAAGTAATTTTGCAGCATCGGCATATCAAATTAACCATACATGGCCCATATAAGAGGAAATTTAATACAAGAAACAATTACAGCCTACTCTGCGTAATTACTATGTAATATTAATGAAATGAAAGACAATAACCTACTAAGCATAATTTAAGAAGAAATCAACGTCGATTTTAAAGTAAAGCAAGCCTACAAgatcagtgctctaaccactgagctacCAAGCCTGCTACTGCCAGCCATGTGCTCTAACCACCTATGCATTCACCATGTGTAGACCCCTTCAATGGCGTTTCTTAAGAGGCTACAAGTGAAAGATAACCAGCCCTGCACTCGCTGCCCTTTCAATAAATACAGCAACATGCAGAGCAAGCATTGTGCTGAAAGCCAGCCATgagttcataaaatatatatataataacaggtaaagtgtggccatgtgcccatggcgtttcactaaatatatattagttaaaatatatataaccagccatgtgctaaggcatttccttaaataaaataacattccaggcagaagcagccatgcattcaaagccttttcattaaataaagtacTGGTAATGCAGATCCAGTTCAAtgcaaaaggggggagggggtgagcatACCTTCCAGACCTTAGCAACACAAAATTACCATTAATATTCTCAACATTTTGCCTATAAGCCACAAAATCTTTGTACTTTACCCAATGATGTAATCAAAGAAATCGTTCCTGCTCCTTTAGCTGatctgctcctcttacagcacagccgtgctggaggcaaagtgaaagtaaaagcaaaactgttgtagcacagccgtgctgaggtcagcctgttacagcacagccgtgctgagaTCAGCCTGTTGCTCTCGcttccaggctgcaaatgtgctccccccaccccgccctaccTCTAATAACATAGGGACTTGATACTAGCTGTTcgtgcatacatacacatacttgcccctctctccctgaacaAAATGCGCATAACAACAATGTGGCATTAAATaatggccgcagtttattaaaacataacccgagccagcaaattatacaaaattccAAAGTTAATTCCCCCTAACCTCCACCGCCCCCATGCCCCTCTTTCGCTTACCACCGCGTCTCAATGGTAAGCCGACTttaggtacccccccccccatcactcaccccgccatggcaccagcgagggtaagcctgcggcctgagcatcggccccctcttgctctttaggccttcccgtgtagcagccccaaactacacgagcatttccccccccgCCGACTTTAGGCAcccccccatcactcaccccgccatggcaccagcgagggtaagcatgcggcctgagcatcggccccctcttgctctttaggccttcccgtgtagcagccccaaactacacgagcatttcccccccccccccccccctccaatgtcctttacaattccaaataatacattaaacatatggctcgggtttttccgccacaaacaaaggcaaaatatttgcctttgttcccccactgtggCCACTTAACCTAAAAGCTGCTGCTTGAAAACTTTCTCCAAAgcattattaaataaatcaatgccCACGTCAGAAAGATGCACCCCATCTCCGAAGAAAAAACCACCTAAGGTTACCCATGACCCTGAGTGGCGAACCCAAAAAACCACCGTGTTGAACTACCCATTTACCAACTTGCCTATTCAATTCATTTTCCAAAACCCTTTCGCCATAAAGGCTCCGTGTAGTGTGTGATACGAACTATAATATTAGACCCGCCAATTTTAGTATTATGCAGGTAATTTAGTATGGTAGCCAAATCTTTGCGTATGATCGCTGCTAATTCGCGACGTGTGAAGTTACCAAAATCATTACCCCCCAGATAATCGATAACAATCTCCGGGATTCCCCATCTTAGCATTCTATTCTGGAGAAAGATAAGCAGATTCCCCCGACGCATTCCCCCATTGCCAAACCAGCGAACAATCCATTCTGTATGATTCAGATCCGGGGGTTCACCATAAGGCCTCTCCTCCGCTCTTCGCAGAGCCCGATGcaaaagaatggcccacgaccaAGCTCATTCACGGATCCACTCCCCCTTTTTATGTctgcaaaacaaattttttcaattattttcatgCAGAACATCGTCTTCTCATCTTCCAAGAAAAGCTATTTTCTTACATAACTACGATAAACCTCCGACTTCCATTGTCCCAGCGCTTGAATTCTCCGGGCCGACCACCCCAATTCCGCGGCTGTAGTTGCTGTGCCCCTCCTAAATGAAGGTGCCGAATAGCGCCCCACTTCCAACCCCAAACCAATAACTGGTAGAGGCAAGATTCGCTTTCCatttacccccccctccccaaacacattCCCCTTTTTCCTTGCTTCACTGAAAAATGACAAACACCTTTATTTGGTCAAATAAAGGCCGGAGTTTATTTACACCAGACCCGAGCCCCATAACTTTATAACAAGCTAaaacatgaccccccccccccccttgtaacaTCCTTCTTAACCGGCCCCCCACCGCATCCCAGTGGTAGAGCTCCACCTGTATCCTCTAGACCTATAACCCTACCTCGTCCGAGCGTGGGTCAGGGATATCgcctctgagcatcggcccccttttTGCTCATTGGCCATCCCGTGCAGCAGCCCCCTCGCACTGCACAAGACTCACCCCCCCTCCTTTTGCATaccttttaacaatacaataaatcaaCAATATTTTGGCTCGGGCTTACCGCCACCAATGCAACAAATACATATAACCATACGCTTTAACAACACCACCGCTCTTTCATCTTCTCCCCCATTGCTAAGTATGAGCTCCATATAGCAGGAGCCAGGGATTGTCTGATCAAATTCCGCGTTACTACGTGCAAAGATGCCAAAGGTGTTCCGGCATGCTCTCTCCCAACCCACTGGCGTGAGGAGCTTCGGCCCAAAGACATCCCATTTAAAACGCGAAAGAGCATCAGCAATCATATTCAAATTCCCCGGGACACGTCATGTTACATGCAATTTTAAACATAATATAATCATTActctcaacaaagcaaaactCTCAGACACTTTGCTGCTTGCTTATGAACTACTTGGACCACGCACA belongs to Rhinatrema bivittatum chromosome 7, aRhiBiv1.1, whole genome shotgun sequence and includes:
- the LOC115096217 gene encoding uncharacterized protein LOC115096217, with protein sequence MATTQFAMASAPSALMPDQAQAPAKRARRKPSKLQENFAATPEVEKRKTKTQRNKKRKSASTRQPRSISHLGCYVPEQPPPRGMTPVAPTPAAPPRDNFGNVTERQLRQLMDQTLSAAAIHGTDRVKAMLDALTHTTSPSPGSVPIGPQHGAAGSSNSSAGNIQPPARQQTAHGQHGQPQEGQNCEYPDLNRGQGNAQVPPTQPSYPPPRNGSEVWLGPQSAPTDNFTAMKAIFDNWHGQGNANTSPTQETGQSGRPIGGYFTCDTNPSHSYSCWNTNHSYSGWNNGGSAGDQWAQYHW